One genomic region from Terasakiella sp. SH-1 encodes:
- the ptsP gene encoding phosphoenolpyruvate--protein phosphotransferase gives MEQIFEGLGVSSGIGFGIAHIRESGSCEITEYCIPKQHIGDELVRLDKALEASRDQIAKLRQKSKDLPEAAAEELGFLLDAHLHMLKGSRLVRGIEREISENGINAEAAVQHVLNEISESFKQLDDAYIASRESDVHQVAARIIRNLCEDDQAPFSELAENSIIIAEELTPADTALMDPKKVSGFAAVLGGPESHTAIMGRALNLPAVLGATNLVGSINTGDHIIIDGDAGRIVVNPTEATKHHYLKRAQEYLERITQLAVLKDRPAITCDGVQVTLKANIELPVEIDNVLDNGAEGVGLLRSEFMYMNRDTLPSEDDQYDVFKHLIERLEGKPLTVRTLDIGGDKTAKSLIDDFGDSICSPLGMRGIRLSLNRPDILETQYRALLRAAVHGPLQILLPMVTTVNDVRQARRILHSVASQLRDEGYELADYLPPLGAMIEVPGAALAADALAQVCEFFAIGSNDLTMYTLATDRADEQVAHLYDPLHPAVLRLIQFTTQAALRNRIPISLCGEIAANPRYSALLLGLGIRDFSMSASNIPKVKERLLEMECAAATKRADIIMEQTDSTRIAMLLDDFSDRGNV, from the coding sequence ATGGAACAGATTTTCGAAGGTCTTGGTGTTTCCAGCGGCATCGGATTTGGGATTGCCCATATCCGTGAAAGTGGTTCGTGTGAAATCACGGAATATTGCATTCCCAAACAACATATTGGGGATGAACTGGTGCGCCTGGATAAAGCCCTTGAGGCATCCCGTGACCAGATTGCCAAGTTACGCCAAAAATCCAAGGACTTGCCTGAGGCAGCAGCCGAAGAGTTGGGCTTTTTGCTGGATGCCCATCTCCATATGTTGAAAGGGTCACGCCTTGTCCGTGGCATTGAGCGTGAAATCAGTGAAAATGGCATTAATGCCGAAGCTGCCGTTCAACATGTTCTCAATGAGATCAGCGAAAGTTTCAAGCAGCTGGATGATGCCTATATTGCATCGCGTGAAAGTGATGTTCATCAGGTCGCAGCTCGTATTATTCGCAACTTGTGTGAAGATGACCAAGCACCGTTTAGTGAACTGGCGGAAAATTCCATTATCATTGCTGAAGAACTGACCCCGGCTGATACCGCCTTGATGGACCCTAAAAAAGTGTCCGGTTTTGCGGCTGTTTTGGGTGGGCCGGAAAGTCATACGGCCATTATGGGACGGGCGCTTAACCTGCCAGCGGTCTTAGGGGCGACAAATCTTGTAGGCTCGATTAATACCGGCGACCATATCATTATTGATGGGGATGCGGGCCGTATTGTGGTTAACCCGACAGAAGCCACCAAGCATCACTATCTCAAACGGGCGCAGGAATATCTGGAACGGATCACGCAACTGGCCGTTCTCAAGGACAGGCCCGCCATCACCTGTGATGGGGTTCAGGTCACGTTGAAAGCCAATATTGAACTGCCTGTTGAAATTGATAATGTACTGGATAACGGGGCAGAAGGGGTTGGCCTTTTGCGCAGTGAATTCATGTATATGAACCGCGACACCCTGCCCAGTGAAGACGATCAGTATGATGTTTTTAAACACTTGATTGAACGCCTTGAGGGCAAGCCCCTGACGGTGCGCACACTGGACATTGGCGGGGATAAAACGGCTAAGTCTCTGATTGATGATTTTGGCGATTCCATCTGTTCGCCCCTTGGTATGCGCGGTATTCGCCTGTCGCTTAATCGCCCCGATATTTTAGAAACCCAATATCGCGCTTTGTTGCGTGCAGCGGTTCATGGCCCCTTACAAATCTTGTTGCCTATGGTGACGACGGTGAACGATGTACGTCAGGCTCGACGTATTCTTCATAGCGTTGCAAGCCAGTTGCGCGACGAGGGCTATGAGCTTGCCGATTATCTCCCCCCTCTTGGGGCGATGATTGAGGTCCCCGGTGCGGCTTTGGCGGCTGATGCGCTGGCCCAGGTTTGTGAGTTTTTTGCCATCGGGTCAAACGACCTGACTATGTATACGCTGGCAACTGATCGCGCCGATGAACAGGTGGCCCATCTCTATGATCCGCTGCATCCAGCTGTTTTACGTTTAATCCAGTTTACTACCCAAGCTGCCTTAAGAAACCGCATTCCGATCAGTCTTTGTGGGGAAATTGCCGCGAACCCACGCTATAGCGCCCTGTTGCTGGGGCTGGGCATCCGTGATTTTTCCATGAGTGCATCAAACATCCCTAAGGTCAAAGAACGCCTGTTGGAAATGGAATGTGCGGCGGCCACCAAACGTGCTGACATTATCATGGAACAAACTGATAGCACCCGCATTGCCATGTTACTGGATGATTTCAGTGATCGGGGAAATGTTTAA
- a CDS encoding HPr family phosphocarrier protein: MSLSQTLEIQNQRGLHARAAAKFVKTVAEYEGTAIRVAKGGQEVCGNSIMGLLMLAASIGTSIEVTTEGPKEEEALSAIAELVNDKFGED, translated from the coding sequence ATGAGCCTTTCCCAAACACTTGAAATTCAAAACCAGCGGGGCCTGCATGCCCGTGCGGCTGCCAAATTCGTCAAAACCGTGGCTGAATATGAGGGCACAGCCATTCGTGTTGCCAAAGGTGGGCAGGAAGTCTGTGGTAATTCGATCATGGGGCTTTTGATGTTGGCCGCCAGTATTGGCACTTCTATCGAAGTCACAACCGAAGGCCCCAAAGAAGAAGAAGCCCTGAGCGCCATTGCCGAGCTGGTCAACGATAAATTCGGCGAAGACTGA
- a CDS encoding PTS sugar transporter subunit IIA, with the protein MIGMVLVTHGRLADELIAALEHVVGPQENVSSVCIGPDDDMEQRRADILEQVSNCDSGEGVILLTDMFGGTPSNLAISTMDKANVEVIAGVNLPMLVKLASVRKNEDLAETASQGQDAGRKYINIASSLLGQD; encoded by the coding sequence ATGATCGGTATGGTGTTGGTAACCCATGGTCGTCTGGCAGACGAACTGATTGCGGCCCTTGAACATGTGGTCGGCCCGCAGGAAAATGTTTCTTCCGTCTGTATCGGACCGGATGATGATATGGAACAACGTCGCGCAGATATCTTGGAACAGGTTTCAAATTGTGACAGCGGCGAAGGTGTGATCTTGCTGACGGACATGTTTGGCGGTACCCCGTCCAACCTTGCAATTTCCACCATGGATAAGGCCAATGTGGAAGTGATTGCCGGGGTGAACCTGCCCATGCTGGTCAAGCTTGCCAGTGTGCGCAAGAATGAAGACTTGGCAGAAACGGCGTCTCAAGGTCAGGATGCCGGGCGCAAATATATCAACATCGCTTCCAGCCTGCTGGGGCAAGACTAA
- a CDS encoding RNase adapter RapZ produces the protein MCVFCAIPIMIFPCAQLTGQDDAVGAYIEKDDGFKGFMDNLQNLIAPLLPRYSAEGKSYLTIAIGCTGGQHRSVYIARKLNDWLNEAGENAQLQHRELTNRAH, from the coding sequence ATGTGCGTTTTTTGCGCAATCCCTATTATGATATTTCCTTGCGCCCAACTTACGGGGCAAGATGATGCAGTTGGTGCATATATTGAAAAAGATGATGGTTTTAAGGGGTTTATGGATAACCTCCAAAATCTGATCGCCCCGCTTTTGCCGCGTTATAGTGCAGAAGGGAAAAGCTATTTGACCATTGCGATTGGCTGTACAGGTGGGCAGCATCGCTCGGTTTACATTGCGCGCAAATTGAATGACTGGCTCAATGAGGCCGGAGAAAATGCACAATTGCAACATCGTGAGTTGACGAACCGCGCACACTGA
- a CDS encoding RNase adapter RapZ, whose amino-acid sequence MASQKILIVTGLSGAGITTSLKILEDMGYETIDGVPLSLISQLMGKPAPLAIGVDIRTRGFGVEPLLEELDQLKTRTELDISLVFMDCDDEIIERRYVETRHRHPLADDRPVSDGIRHERQLLAPLRERADLVIDTTAMAIKDCKRILQGNFALDDQKNLSIFVTSFSFKKGIPREADLVFDVRFLRNPYYDISLRPTYGAR is encoded by the coding sequence ATGGCTTCACAGAAAATCCTCATCGTGACGGGCCTGTCTGGGGCCGGCATTACCACAAGCCTGAAAATTCTTGAAGACATGGGCTATGAAACGATTGATGGTGTGCCGCTTTCGCTGATTAGCCAGTTGATGGGCAAGCCCGCCCCCCTTGCCATTGGGGTGGATATCCGTACCCGTGGTTTTGGTGTGGAACCTTTGTTGGAAGAACTGGATCAGCTTAAAACCCGTACAGAACTGGATATTTCTCTGGTCTTTATGGATTGTGATGACGAGATTATTGAGCGTCGCTATGTAGAAACCCGCCACCGTCATCCGCTTGCCGATGACCGTCCGGTTTCAGACGGTATTCGCCATGAACGCCAACTTCTGGCCCCCCTTCGAGAACGCGCTGATCTGGTGATTGATACCACGGCTATGGCAATTAAGGACTGTAAGCGCATTTTGCAGGGTAATTTTGCCTTGGATGACCAAAAAAATCTGAGCATTTTTGTGACGTCTTTTTCCTTTAAAAAAGGTATTCCACGCGAAGCCGATCTTGTCTTTGATGTGCGTTTTTTGCGCAATCCCTATTATGATATTTCCTTGCGCCCAACTTACGGGGCAAGATGA
- a CDS encoding HPr kinase/phosphatase C-terminal domain-containing protein — MSQLHATAIAIDEQGILLRGPSGAGKSDLALRLMEQGAQLISDDRVEVLVKGSDLIAYAPAGIEGLLEVRHLGVIKMQNLGATPIKMVVDLVPPEELERMPEDHHITIEGINLPLVRLNPFETSAPAKVSLALALSLGHIERMK, encoded by the coding sequence ATGAGCCAACTCCACGCCACAGCTATCGCTATTGATGAACAAGGAATTTTACTGCGCGGCCCCAGCGGGGCCGGGAAATCCGACCTTGCCCTGCGCCTGATGGAACAGGGGGCACAATTGATCAGTGATGATCGTGTCGAGGTCCTGGTAAAGGGGAGCGACCTGATCGCTTATGCCCCGGCAGGTATTGAAGGTTTGCTTGAAGTGCGCCATCTCGGTGTTATTAAAATGCAAAACCTGGGAGCGACACCTATTAAAATGGTGGTTGATCTGGTTCCACCAGAAGAACTGGAACGTATGCCTGAAGATCACCATATCACGATTGAAGGAATAAACCTTCCTTTGGTTCGCCTCAACCCCTTTGAAACCAGTGCGCCAGCCAAGGTTTCTTTGGCTTTGGCGCTCTCACTTGGACATATCGAACGGATGAAATAA